A single Henriciella sp. AS95 DNA region contains:
- a CDS encoding MFS transporter — protein MESTSPPSSMPERRLSRSEVLLLTLASAVVTANAYYIHPIISEVARGFDVGQGLIGIVPGANQIALALGVLLLLPLGDRISNRKLVTFTVAGQFLSITGMAFAQDFRLFTLASTILGFFTIAPYLLPTYASKRVDPARLGAVTATLTTGVIGGILVARAGAGVIAETLGWRTVYYLAAGLMLIVSVLLPFIMDEREAGSDKQPKQSYFSLLFSMFGLVRQNPEILISGSIQGLGFGIFLSVWMGIGLHLPDMGYGVDTVGYLAAFSILNLFTTPLLGKLADNIGPYKARLIFASVNFLGVCLLWPMGHSVWLLIIPIMVMTFVGPGVDISSRMTFLNLDPKIRTRLMTVYIVIMFTGGGISSSAGTAVYDAFGWVGNAVLAAGMSATMFSLCVIAWLWKGRGADQAS, from the coding sequence ATGGAAAGCACATCGCCGCCATCCTCCATGCCCGAGCGTCGTCTCTCGCGAAGCGAAGTTCTGCTTCTCACGCTCGCTTCGGCGGTGGTCACGGCGAACGCCTATTACATCCATCCTATCATCTCTGAAGTCGCTCGCGGCTTTGATGTCGGTCAGGGGCTCATCGGCATTGTGCCGGGGGCGAACCAGATTGCGCTCGCATTGGGTGTCTTGTTGCTGCTGCCGCTGGGCGACCGCATCTCAAACCGCAAGCTGGTGACGTTCACCGTGGCCGGGCAGTTCCTGTCGATCACGGGCATGGCGTTCGCGCAGGATTTTCGCCTGTTCACGCTGGCATCCACGATTCTCGGCTTTTTCACGATCGCGCCATACCTGTTGCCAACCTACGCGTCCAAGCGGGTCGACCCGGCGAGGCTCGGTGCGGTTACGGCGACGCTGACCACCGGCGTGATCGGTGGCATTCTGGTGGCGCGGGCGGGTGCAGGTGTCATTGCTGAAACGCTCGGCTGGCGGACGGTCTATTACCTTGCTGCGGGCCTCATGCTGATCGTGTCGGTGCTTCTGCCATTCATTATGGATGAGCGTGAGGCCGGGAGCGATAAACAGCCCAAGCAAAGCTATTTCAGCCTGCTTTTCTCGATGTTCGGCCTCGTCAGGCAGAACCCGGAAATCCTGATTTCCGGTTCGATCCAGGGGCTCGGCTTTGGCATCTTCCTGTCGGTCTGGATGGGGATTGGCCTACACCTGCCGGACATGGGCTATGGTGTCGATACGGTCGGATATCTGGCGGCATTCTCGATCCTCAACCTCTTCACCACACCCTTGCTGGGAAAACTGGCCGATAATATCGGGCCCTACAAAGCGAGGCTGATTTTCGCGTCAGTGAACTTCCTCGGCGTCTGTCTGCTCTGGCCGATGGGGCACAGTGTCTGGCTCCTGATCATCCCGATCATGGTGATGACATTTGTCGGGCCGGGCGTCGACATTTCCAGCCGCATGACTTTCCTCAATCTCGACCCAAAAATCCGCACCCGCCTGATGACGGTGTACATTGTGATCATGTTCACTGGCGGCGGGATTTCATCGTCTGCGGGGACGGCCGTTTATGATGCGTTTGGCTGGGTCGGAAACGCCGTCCTTGCCGCGGGGATGTCAGCGACCATGTTCAGCCTCTGCGTGATCGCCTGGTTGTGGAAAGGCCGGGGCGCGGACCAGGCGTCCTAG
- a CDS encoding PAS domain-containing sensor histidine kinase, with protein MDEHHLATENWRLSPDMLCILDQNGCFAAVNPAWEATLGWTPKEMVGRPYLDFLHPDDVARSMEGFEELRKGHPVLRFENRYRTNDGKYRWLSWVAVPEEGIFYCTTRDVTDHKERDQTILDQRLEAELREQFLAILGHDLRNPLGSIVSGLNLLSRESHSEKSEKVLQGMRASSARMSELISNMMDFARVRLGDGIGLEKRPHTDLADQISQVISEIRNAHPAAVFKVDVDIEGAVTCDAARIMQVMSNLIGNAVTHGPPGEPIHIQAGRTGDKLKISVSNSGKAIPADSRENLFRPFFKGKPQASPQGLGLGLYISAQIVEAHGGEINVLSDDTATRFEITLPC; from the coding sequence TTGGACGAGCACCATCTAGCGACCGAGAACTGGCGCCTTAGCCCGGACATGTTGTGCATTCTGGACCAGAATGGTTGCTTTGCCGCCGTCAATCCGGCCTGGGAGGCGACGCTCGGATGGACGCCCAAGGAGATGGTCGGCCGCCCCTATCTCGATTTCCTCCATCCCGATGATGTCGCTCGATCGATGGAAGGGTTTGAGGAGCTGCGTAAAGGCCACCCTGTCCTGCGTTTCGAGAACCGATACCGCACGAATGACGGCAAATATCGATGGCTGTCATGGGTCGCCGTGCCCGAAGAAGGCATTTTCTACTGCACGACACGTGACGTCACCGACCACAAGGAACGTGACCAGACCATTCTGGATCAGCGCCTGGAAGCCGAACTGCGCGAACAGTTTCTCGCCATCCTCGGACATGACCTGCGCAACCCCCTGGGCTCGATCGTCTCAGGTCTGAACCTTCTGTCGCGTGAGTCCCATAGTGAAAAATCCGAAAAGGTCCTGCAGGGCATGCGCGCAAGCTCAGCCCGCATGTCCGAACTGATCAGCAACATGATGGACTTTGCCCGCGTGCGGCTCGGCGACGGTATTGGTCTGGAGAAGCGGCCTCATACGGATCTGGCGGACCAGATATCCCAGGTCATCAGCGAAATCAGGAACGCGCACCCCGCAGCTGTCTTCAAGGTGGACGTAGACATTGAGGGCGCGGTCACATGCGACGCCGCCCGGATCATGCAGGTCATGTCGAACCTTATCGGCAACGCGGTCACGCATGGCCCGCCAGGCGAGCCCATCCACATTCAGGCCGGACGCACCGGCGACAAGCTGAAAATATCGGTGTCCAATTCCGGCAAGGCCATTCCCGCCGACAGCCGCGAAAACCTGTTCCGGCCCTTCTTCAAGGGAAAGCCGCAGGCCAGCCCGCAGGGGCTCGGGCTCGGCCTTTATATCTCCGCGCAGATCGTCGAGGCGCATGGCGGCGAGATCAACGTGCTGTCGGACGATACGGCGACGCGGTTCGAGATCACCCTGCCCTGCTGA
- a CDS encoding DUF5655 domain-containing protein — protein MAKTSEEMLESMKAGIEEKTGKPLDHWTAIVKSSGLEKHGEQMKLLKGDHGLTHGYANFICQAAKGRLDASEDDLLAGQYQGKEGLKPIYEALESFAKTLGSDVEIAPKKTSVAFRRSKNFAVVTPATKTRVDLGLNLKGENGTMRLTEEKPGSMCTHKIKLQAAEEVDDEVKAWLKAAYNRA, from the coding sequence ATGGCGAAGACATCCGAGGAAATGCTGGAGAGCATGAAGGCTGGCATTGAGGAGAAGACTGGCAAGCCGCTGGATCACTGGACCGCGATCGTGAAGTCGAGCGGGCTTGAGAAGCATGGCGAGCAGATGAAGCTGCTCAAAGGTGACCATGGCCTCACGCATGGCTACGCTAACTTCATCTGCCAGGCGGCGAAGGGCCGGCTGGATGCGAGCGAGGATGATCTGCTTGCCGGTCAGTATCAGGGCAAGGAAGGGCTGAAGCCCATCTATGAGGCGCTTGAAAGCTTCGCGAAGACGCTGGGAAGCGATGTCGAGATCGCGCCGAAGAAGACCTCCGTTGCTTTCCGGCGGTCAAAGAATTTCGCGGTCGTCACCCCGGCCACCAAGACGCGGGTCGACCTCGGCTTGAACCTCAAGGGCGAGAACGGAACCATGCGTCTTACCGAAGAAAAGCCTGGCTCGATGTGCACGCACAAGATCAAGCTTCAGGCGGCTGAAGAAGTCGATGACGAGGTCAAAGCCTGGCTCAAGGCGGCGTATAATCGGGCGTGA
- a CDS encoding helix-turn-helix transcriptional regulator, which translates to MSFKADSAKIKRWREERHWSQEHLAELAGVGVRTVQRIETGEPASQESLKALAAAFNVDVMALAVDQQAEAASMIAQKNARARAIMRLVFWIHLASWAMGMLIFAGISISVGGPGYAMLQPSIWWTVGLSGHAVSVVIVEVVTRYQDQYEVAG; encoded by the coding sequence ATGTCCTTCAAAGCCGATTCAGCCAAAATCAAACGCTGGCGCGAGGAGCGTCACTGGTCGCAGGAGCACTTGGCCGAGCTTGCTGGCGTTGGTGTGCGCACCGTCCAGCGGATCGAGACGGGCGAGCCCGCTTCGCAGGAGTCGCTGAAAGCGCTGGCGGCGGCGTTCAATGTCGATGTCATGGCGCTGGCGGTCGACCAGCAGGCCGAGGCGGCGAGCATGATCGCGCAGAAGAACGCCAGAGCGCGCGCCATAATGCGGCTGGTCTTCTGGATCCATCTGGCCAGCTGGGCGATGGGTATGCTCATTTTCGCGGGGATCAGTATCTCCGTCGGCGGGCCGGGCTATGCGATGCTCCAGCCAAGTATCTGGTGGACGGTGGGCCTGTCGGGCCACGCCGTGTCGGTTGTGATCGTCGAAGTGGTGACGCGGTATCAGGATCAATACGAGGTGGCGGGGTGA
- a CDS encoding GyrI-like domain-containing protein, with protein sequence MAIEKKTLPEQHYLYVEREAAMGPEIGTAMGSGFGEVFGFVGQAGITPQSMPMTLYTAMPDGSTIRFHAGVFVSADDAAKASGNVKAGVIPAGEAVTTTHVGPYANMNQSHQAVWAHCDAEGLKKAMPVWEVYVDDPGKVEEARLRTEIYRRVG encoded by the coding sequence ATGGCCATCGAGAAGAAGACGCTGCCTGAGCAGCATTATCTGTATGTCGAGCGCGAAGCCGCGATGGGGCCGGAGATTGGCACGGCGATGGGGTCTGGCTTTGGCGAAGTGTTCGGCTTTGTCGGGCAGGCCGGGATCACGCCGCAGAGCATGCCGATGACGCTCTACACGGCGATGCCGGACGGTTCGACGATCAGATTCCACGCAGGCGTATTCGTGTCAGCCGATGATGCCGCGAAGGCGTCGGGCAATGTGAAAGCGGGCGTCATTCCAGCGGGCGAGGCGGTGACGACGACGCATGTCGGGCCCTACGCGAACATGAACCAGAGCCACCAGGCGGTCTGGGCCCATTGTGACGCTGAAGGGCTGAAGAAGGCGATGCCGGTCTGGGAAGTCTATGTGGACGATCCCGGCAAGGTCGAGGAAGCCAGGCTCAGGACAGAGATATATCGGCGTGTGGGGTGA
- a CDS encoding UvrD-helicase domain-containing protein, translating into MFSMSSNPNRQRSISEMAAARAPVADRNADYLEGLNPEQREAVETTDGPLLVLAGAGTGKTRVLTTRLAHIIGTGLAWPSQTLTVTFTNKAAREMRERALSLIGDAGEGLRWLGTFHSISAQILRKHAELAGLKSSFTILDTDDAIRLCKQVIEAENIDTKRWTPRHLASLIDGWKNRALTPGKVPQDEAWNFADGKGVKLYETYQARLKVLNACDFGDLLIHNITIFQENPDLLADYHKRFKYILVDEYQDTNVAQYLWLRLLARGTGNICCVGDDDQSIYGWRGAEVDNILRFEKDFPGAKVIRLERNYRSTAHILAAASSVINFNKGRLGKTLYVGEETSADPDADKVKVRGLWDGEAEARLICDDIESYVNKGGQYEDCAILVRASWQMRLFEERLIMLGIPYRVIGGPRFFERAEIRDALAYLRLIRSPDDDLAFERIVNQPKRGVGATTIQKLQTFAREDGRSLFTLVPMILQTDEVKGPAKRGLTTFIDQINMWRDRLANDMPHHELAQVILDESGYTDMLQKDRSPQAQTRLDNLKELIHAIGQFDSLAGFLEHVQLVMDVGGQSSGNEVQILTLHAAKGLEWPMVFLPGWEEEVFPSRRSLDESGMKGLEEERRLAYVGITRARENCSISFVANRMIFGRWQSVLPSRFVDELPHDHVEAVSETGYSTMPGGDTGFTGTIEDLGERSNYTSPGWRRLKENAKSASSKPGPIIDGKAELLATSAGKSAFKIGQRVHHDKFGYGQVLAADGTKLQVNFEKVGLKKVISTFVTGV; encoded by the coding sequence ATGTTCTCCATGAGTTCCAACCCGAATCGCCAACGCTCGATCTCCGAAATGGCCGCCGCCCGTGCGCCCGTGGCAGATCGCAATGCGGACTATCTCGAAGGTCTGAATCCGGAGCAGCGCGAGGCCGTCGAGACGACCGATGGTCCGCTCCTCGTGCTTGCAGGCGCTGGCACCGGAAAGACACGTGTTCTGACGACCCGCCTTGCCCACATTATCGGCACCGGTCTGGCCTGGCCGTCGCAGACCCTCACCGTCACCTTCACCAACAAGGCCGCCCGCGAAATGCGGGAACGTGCGCTAAGCCTGATCGGCGATGCGGGCGAGGGACTTAGATGGCTCGGCACTTTCCACTCGATCAGCGCGCAGATCCTGCGAAAGCACGCAGAGCTCGCCGGCCTCAAATCCAGCTTCACCATTCTCGATACCGACGATGCCATCCGCCTCTGCAAACAGGTGATCGAGGCCGAGAACATCGACACCAAACGCTGGACCCCGCGCCATCTCGCCAGCCTGATTGATGGCTGGAAGAACCGCGCGCTGACCCCCGGCAAGGTCCCGCAGGACGAGGCCTGGAACTTCGCGGACGGCAAGGGCGTCAAACTCTACGAGACCTACCAGGCCCGACTCAAAGTCCTCAATGCCTGCGACTTTGGTGACCTGCTGATCCACAACATCACGATCTTCCAGGAAAACCCTGACCTGCTCGCCGACTATCACAAGCGGTTCAAGTACATTCTCGTCGACGAGTATCAGGATACGAACGTCGCCCAGTATCTGTGGTTGCGCCTGCTCGCGCGCGGCACCGGAAATATCTGCTGCGTCGGCGATGACGACCAGTCGATCTATGGCTGGCGCGGCGCCGAGGTCGACAATATCCTGCGCTTCGAGAAGGACTTTCCAGGCGCGAAGGTCATCCGGCTGGAGCGCAATTACCGCTCGACGGCGCACATTCTCGCGGCCGCCTCCTCGGTCATCAATTTCAATAAGGGCCGCCTCGGCAAGACGCTCTATGTCGGCGAGGAAACCTCCGCCGATCCGGACGCCGACAAGGTCAAGGTTCGCGGCCTCTGGGATGGCGAGGCTGAAGCGCGCCTCATCTGCGACGACATTGAGAGCTATGTGAACAAGGGCGGCCAGTATGAAGACTGCGCCATCCTCGTGCGCGCCTCATGGCAGATGCGCCTCTTCGAAGAGCGCCTCATTATGCTCGGAATCCCGTACCGCGTCATAGGCGGCCCGCGCTTCTTCGAGCGCGCCGAGATTCGCGATGCGCTTGCCTATCTGCGCCTCATCCGCAGCCCGGACGATGACCTTGCCTTCGAGCGCATCGTCAACCAGCCCAAGCGCGGCGTTGGCGCGACCACGATCCAGAAGCTGCAGACCTTCGCCCGCGAGGACGGCCGCTCGCTCTTCACCCTGGTCCCGATGATCCTGCAGACCGATGAGGTCAAAGGCCCCGCCAAGCGCGGCCTCACCACCTTCATCGACCAGATCAATATGTGGCGCGACCGGCTCGCCAATGACATGCCGCATCACGAACTCGCCCAGGTCATCCTCGACGAGTCCGGCTATACTGACATGCTGCAGAAGGACCGCAGCCCCCAGGCCCAGACCCGTCTCGACAACCTCAAGGAGCTGATCCACGCCATCGGCCAGTTCGACAGCCTCGCCGGCTTTCTCGAACATGTGCAGCTGGTCATGGATGTCGGCGGACAAAGCTCCGGCAATGAAGTCCAGATCCTGACGCTTCACGCCGCCAAGGGCCTTGAATGGCCGATGGTCTTCCTGCCGGGCTGGGAGGAAGAGGTTTTCCCGTCCCGCCGCTCGCTCGATGAGAGCGGGATGAAAGGCCTCGAGGAAGAACGCCGCCTCGCTTATGTCGGCATCACCCGCGCGCGCGAAAACTGCTCGATCAGCTTTGTCGCCAACCGCATGATCTTCGGGCGATGGCAGTCTGTCCTGCCATCCCGCTTCGTTGATGAGCTGCCGCATGACCATGTCGAGGCCGTCAGTGAGACCGGCTATTCCACCATGCCCGGCGGCGATACCGGCTTCACCGGCACGATCGAAGACCTGGGCGAGCGCAGCAACTACACCTCCCCCGGCTGGCGCCGCCTGAAGGAGAATGCCAAGTCCGCCAGCTCAAAACCCGGCCCCATCATCGACGGCAAGGCCGAACTCCTCGCCACCAGCGCCGGCAAATCCGCCTTCAAGATCGGCCAACGCGTCCACCACGACAAATTCGGCTACGGCCAGGTGCTCGCGGCGGACGGGACCAAGCTGCAGGTCAACTTCGAGAAGGTGGGCCTGAAGAAGGTGATCTCCACGTTCGTGACGGGGGTTTGA
- a CDS encoding DUF3833 domain-containing protein, translating into MKASAPAAGALIATSLAATACVSNEIQDFSGAETTLLLEDYFVGESKAYGIFEDRFGKIRRQFDVDITGTLDGNTLTLVEDFDYYDGEQDTRTWTIEILGNGRYRGTANDVPDMAEGQAVGNAFNWKYKVDLKVGDDTWNVGFDDWMYLLQDDVLINRAYVTRYGIRIGEVTIAFRK; encoded by the coding sequence ATGAAAGCGTCCGCACCTGCAGCAGGAGCACTAATCGCGACATCGCTCGCCGCCACCGCCTGCGTATCCAACGAAATCCAGGATTTTTCCGGAGCCGAAACGACACTTCTTCTGGAAGACTATTTTGTCGGCGAGTCGAAAGCCTATGGCATCTTCGAGGACCGGTTCGGCAAGATCCGCCGTCAGTTCGACGTGGACATCACGGGCACGCTGGACGGCAACACGCTGACGCTGGTCGAGGACTTCGACTATTATGATGGCGAGCAGGACACCCGCACCTGGACCATCGAAATCCTCGGGAATGGCCGCTATCGTGGCACCGCCAACGATGTGCCGGACATGGCCGAAGGCCAGGCTGTCGGCAATGCGTTCAACTGGAAATACAAGGTCGACCTGAAAGTGGGCGATGACACCTGGAATGTCGGCTTCGACGACTGGATGTACCTGTTACAGGATGATGTCCTGATCAATCGCGCCTATGTAACCCGCTACGGCATTCGCATCGGCGAAGTCACGATCGCCTTTCGCAAATAG
- a CDS encoding caspase family protein has translation MRILIASALAGLFALPMMAEPRIALVIGNSTYETPGWALENPERDARLMKAALEGLDYEVMTVLNADEDGMEQAFADFGAALKEAGPDATGFFFFAGHGVQSEGLNYLIPTDLVAYNEADIWANAPRLELLFRYLENAGNAANFIVLDACRNNPLPAAVRSTAGGLAPAGRVRGTLIAYSTAPGAVAEDGVDGNSEFTLALSELISQPGVSAETLFRRVATRVEQRTGYRQQPWVESGLRGTQDYCFAGCDADEGEKAEAAALMASLTSESPGVLKSFLAAFPNTKSRSLVETRLRQLEAPDPTEMEALSDEEGASLTDPSESLDAPGDVDISRGYNSEGEIIDPSESQEEPESVALTEGQVKAILGVDTLIGDMVSPWRKDVMQTAAKAAFMTRTSDGAPEFSRLDDDLFVFFGFESAEITPEAAEHLELFADYSASGHAENGTIRVVSGCSGDEMKLSICRERAKAVEAYLVAQGVPQEAFESYQNYGKHRPLQDPGFGIDEKAMNRYAMVQLLE, from the coding sequence ATGCGGATTCTGATCGCGTCGGCACTTGCCGGATTGTTCGCCTTGCCGATGATGGCTGAGCCGCGAATTGCGCTCGTCATTGGTAATTCGACATATGAAACCCCCGGCTGGGCCTTGGAAAACCCGGAGCGTGATGCGCGCCTGATGAAGGCAGCGCTGGAAGGGCTCGACTACGAAGTGATGACGGTCCTCAACGCTGATGAGGACGGCATGGAGCAGGCGTTTGCTGATTTTGGCGCGGCGCTGAAGGAAGCCGGTCCGGATGCGACAGGCTTCTTCTTTTTTGCAGGCCATGGCGTGCAGTCCGAAGGCCTCAACTATCTGATCCCGACAGACCTCGTCGCCTATAACGAGGCCGACATCTGGGCCAATGCCCCGCGTCTGGAATTGCTGTTTCGCTATCTGGAAAATGCGGGCAACGCAGCGAACTTCATTGTGCTTGACGCCTGCCGCAATAATCCCTTGCCCGCTGCAGTTCGCAGCACCGCGGGTGGGCTGGCACCGGCCGGACGTGTGCGTGGAACGCTGATCGCTTATTCGACAGCGCCTGGCGCCGTGGCAGAAGATGGTGTGGACGGAAACAGCGAGTTCACGCTGGCCCTGTCCGAACTTATCTCTCAGCCAGGAGTCTCTGCTGAAACGCTGTTCCGGCGGGTGGCGACGCGGGTGGAGCAACGCACGGGCTATCGCCAACAGCCATGGGTCGAAAGTGGCCTTCGCGGGACGCAGGACTACTGTTTTGCCGGGTGCGACGCCGATGAGGGTGAAAAAGCTGAAGCGGCGGCTTTGATGGCGTCTCTCACGTCAGAGAGCCCGGGCGTGCTGAAGAGTTTTCTGGCGGCTTTCCCGAACACAAAAAGCCGGTCACTGGTGGAAACTCGCCTTCGCCAATTGGAGGCGCCGGACCCAACCGAGATGGAAGCCCTGAGTGATGAGGAGGGCGCGTCCCTCACCGATCCATCGGAGTCCCTGGATGCGCCTGGCGACGTCGACATCTCCCGTGGCTACAACAGTGAGGGCGAGATCATCGATCCCTCTGAAAGCCAGGAAGAGCCGGAAAGCGTCGCGCTTACAGAGGGGCAGGTGAAAGCGATACTGGGCGTCGATACGCTGATCGGTGACATGGTCTCACCCTGGCGCAAAGATGTCATGCAAACGGCGGCGAAGGCAGCCTTTATGACACGGACCAGTGATGGTGCCCCGGAATTCTCGCGGCTTGATGATGACCTGTTTGTCTTTTTCGGTTTCGAGTCCGCAGAGATCACGCCGGAAGCGGCTGAGCACCTTGAATTATTTGCAGATTATTCGGCGTCTGGGCACGCTGAAAACGGCACCATACGGGTCGTTTCAGGCTGTTCGGGCGATGAGATGAAGCTGAGTATCTGCCGGGAACGGGCGAAGGCAGTGGAAGCCTATTTGGTGGCGCAGGGCGTGCCTCAGGAAGCCTTTGAATCCTATCAGAATTATGGAAAGCACCGGCCCCTGCAGGACCCTGGTTTCGGTATCGATGAGAAGGCAATGAACCGCTACGCCATGGTCCAGTTACTGGAATAA
- a CDS encoding nuclear transport factor 2 family protein → MKNIIAFTTLGLVAATAGLSATAQTPPVDPEMEVVEAAEDAASATNLVKGVYAGFESGDIAAATSGFAEEITWNEAENSPYADKNPYVGAEAIVTGVFARLGGEWDYFNAVPSEYIAQGDRVAVIGRYQAKHATTGKEMDIPFVHVWTVEDGAITGFQQYTDTLTHTEVMSD, encoded by the coding sequence ATGAAAAACATTATTGCCTTCACAACCTTGGGCCTTGTTGCTGCCACGGCTGGACTGTCCGCCACGGCGCAGACGCCGCCGGTTGATCCGGAAATGGAAGTCGTCGAAGCGGCCGAAGACGCCGCGTCTGCGACGAATTTGGTGAAGGGCGTCTATGCCGGTTTCGAGAGTGGCGACATTGCCGCCGCCACGAGTGGCTTTGCGGAAGAGATCACCTGGAACGAGGCAGAGAACAGCCCATACGCCGACAAGAACCCCTATGTCGGCGCCGAAGCCATCGTCACCGGTGTGTTCGCCCGTCTCGGCGGCGAGTGGGACTATTTCAATGCGGTGCCATCCGAATACATCGCACAGGGCGACAGGGTCGCCGTCATCGGCCGCTACCAGGCCAAGCATGCGACGACCGGCAAGGAGATGGACATTCCCTTCGTGCACGTCTGGACGGTTGAAGACGGGGCGATCACGGGCTTCCAGCAATACACCGACACGCTCACCCACACCGAGGTCATGTCCGACTAG
- a CDS encoding acyltransferase family protein: MTDNRVNWVDYGKGICIILVVMMHSTINYGHMVHGTGWMHDVVAFAKPFRMPDFFMIAGLFLSRSINGPIRDYIDRKVVHFAYFYVLWLALQTVAFEANLLLNDPAAVGMIFLKQLIFPASSLWFIHQLLFFYVVTRLVRQLPPFAVFLGAALLHAAFYRGAVETGWSVTNRFANWYVFFFAGYAFAPFVFKFAKEVSNHFEVAIAGLLAWAVWNGTIVSFGVSELPGVSLVLGFAGAFAIVTVASLMARFSVGEVIRYAGKNSIVIYLTFFIPMKVAQKVFASTGIIPDIGTASLLVLVIGVASPLVFHWMIKSTPLNFLYTRPAMFRLDQRKTPKPAAGSIAEPNPT; this comes from the coding sequence ATGACCGACAATCGTGTAAACTGGGTCGATTACGGCAAAGGCATCTGCATCATCCTGGTCGTGATGATGCATTCCACGATCAATTATGGTCACATGGTACATGGTACGGGATGGATGCACGATGTCGTCGCCTTCGCCAAACCGTTCCGCATGCCGGACTTTTTCATGATTGCAGGTCTCTTCCTGTCGCGGTCGATCAATGGCCCGATCCGGGACTATATTGACCGCAAGGTCGTCCATTTCGCCTATTTCTACGTGCTGTGGCTTGCGCTTCAGACGGTCGCATTCGAAGCAAATCTGTTGCTGAATGATCCGGCTGCGGTGGGGATGATTTTCCTGAAGCAGCTGATATTTCCGGCCAGCAGCCTGTGGTTCATCCACCAACTTCTGTTTTTCTATGTGGTGACCCGTCTGGTGCGCCAGCTGCCTCCGTTCGCCGTTTTCCTCGGCGCGGCTCTGCTGCACGCAGCATTTTATCGCGGCGCCGTCGAGACCGGCTGGTCTGTCACCAACCGTTTCGCGAACTGGTATGTCTTCTTCTTTGCAGGCTACGCCTTTGCGCCATTCGTGTTCAAATTCGCAAAAGAGGTGTCAAACCACTTTGAAGTTGCCATTGCGGGTCTTCTGGCCTGGGCCGTCTGGAATGGCACGATCGTCAGCTTTGGCGTGAGCGAACTGCCCGGTGTCAGCCTGGTTCTCGGCTTTGCAGGCGCTTTCGCCATCGTCACCGTGGCGTCTCTGATGGCGCGCTTCAGCGTGGGTGAGGTCATCCGTTATGCAGGCAAGAACTCGATCGTGATTTACCTGACATTCTTCATCCCCATGAAGGTTGCGCAGAAAGTCTTTGCGTCGACCGGGATCATTCCCGATATCGGCACGGCCAGCCTGCTGGTTCTGGTGATTGGTGTTGCCTCGCCACTGGTCTTCCATTGGATGATCAAGTCGACGCCGCTGAACTTCCTGTACACCCGGCCGGCCATGTTCCGCCTCGATCAGCGTAAGACGCCGAAGCCCGCTGCGGGAAGCATTGCCGAGCCTAATCCGACCTAG